One window of Pelobates fuscus isolate aPelFus1 chromosome 9, aPelFus1.pri, whole genome shotgun sequence genomic DNA carries:
- the RENBP gene encoding N-acylglucosamine 2-epimerase, which translates to MSYKEHLQTWRDRMSEELDRVMNFWIQHSHDEEYGGFFTCLSQNGDIYDDLKYIWLQGRQVWMYCHLYRKVSKFHKEEILNAAIKGGEFLLANARPNTDSAKCAFVVTRDGQAVKVQRTIFSECFFIMAMDELWRTTKEDRYKEEARKTMDQIVYWVREDSSGLGRPELPGAAPVNAMAVPMMLLNLVDQLSEEDEEAARKYEDLRKWSIERILQHIQRDGSAVLENVSDDGKELPGCLGRHQNPGHAMEAGWFLLRQAIAQSNHDLGRIAVEKFVLLPFLSGWDQEYGGLFSFQDVDGHCPTQLEWSMKLWWPHTEALIAFLLGYQATNDPQLLEHFQKVFDYAFSRFSDPKHGEWFGYLTREGKVALSIKGGPFKGCFHVPRCLYMCEEILSKLLAECDKTSDLPSSSIAC; encoded by the exons ATGAGTTATAAGGAACATCTGCAGACTTGGAGAGATCGGATGAGCGAAGAGCTGGACCGGGTCATGAATTTCTGGATCCAACACTCACACGACGAGGAATATGG AGGTTTCTTCACCTGTCTCAGTCAAAATGGTGACATCTACGATGACCTGAAGTATATCTGGCTGCAAGGCAGGCAG GTTTGGATGTATTGCCACCTGTATAGAAAAGTAAGCAAGTTTCACAAGGAAGAAATACTTAATGCCGCAATAAAAG GAGGGGAGTTCCTTCTGGCTAACGCTCGACCCAACACGGATTCCGCAAAATGTGCCTTTGTCGTAACGCGAGATGGGCAAGCAGTAAAAGTGCAACGGACCATCTTCAGTGAGTGTTTCTTCATCATGGCTATGGATGAACTATGGAGAACCACTAAAGAGGATCGGTATAAG GAGGAGGCTCGGAAAACGATGGATCAGATTGTATATTGGGTACGAGAAGACTCATCTGGTTTGGGGAGACCAGAGCTTCCTGGTGCAGCTCCAGTGAATGCTATGGCTGTGCCAATGATGTTGCTCAACTTAGTAGATCAGCTGAGTGAAGAGGatgaagaggcagcaaggaaATATGAGGATTTGAGAAAATGGAGTATCGAAAGGATCTTGCAACATATTCAG CGAGATGGTAGTGCTGTGCTGGAGAATGTGTCCGATGATGGAAAGGAGCTTCCAGGCTGTTTGGGAAGACATCAGAATCCAg GCCATGCTATGGAAGCAGGCTGGTTTCTCCTGCGTCAAGCCATTGCACAGTCTAACCATGACTTAGGCCGTATCGCTGTTGAAAAGTTTGTGCTTCTTCCATTCCTCTCTGGTTGGGATCAGGAATATGGGGGTCTTTTCTCTTTCCAAGATGTGGATGGACATTGCCCTACACAA CTTGAGTGGAGCATGAAGCTCTGGTGGCCACATACAGAAGCACTTATTGCTTTCCTTCTGGGATATCAGGCGACCAATGACCCACAGCTGCTGGAGCACTTCCAAAAAGTCTTTGACTATGCGTTCAGTCGG TTTTCAGACCCGAAGCATGGGGAATGGTTTGGTTACCTGACTAGAGAAGGCAAAGTAGCACTTAGTATCAAAGGGGGACCATTTAAAG
- the LOC134572472 gene encoding actin-associated protein FAM107A-like, with protein sequence MSQTPEEQSSHTEIIDQHWRQKPPVAPQCRMSQELWMWAKYQVLSSLRLPFAIGAMLPAVKKASGKEVTNDTSSTFPKSNPSCKQDYPMKSSRTHQELHKELLLTYNKGLVLHSKPELLRVLEKRRSQGKEGQEDTKQISSPLEQELQKWQQRREEREHASSIKNDKSGVHEFLRVRENLRKSATRDTENPPSPAS encoded by the exons ATGTCACAGACCCCAGAAGAACAGAGTAGCCACACGGAGATCAT AGACCAGCATTGGAGACAGAAGCCCCCCGTTGCCCCTCAGTGCAG GATGTCACAGGAGTTGTGGATGTGGGCAAAATATCAGGTCCTCTCCTCTCTGAGGCTGCCGTTCGCTATCGGAGCCATGCTACCTGCTGTTAAGAAAG CTTCAGGTAAAGAAGTGACCAACGACACAAGTTCTACATTTCCGAAATCGAATCCTTCGTGTAAACAAGATTACCCCATGAAGTCATCTCGCACACATCAGGAACTGCACAAGGAGTTGTTGCTCACTTACAACAA GGGCCTTGTCCTTCATAGCAAACCTGAACTGTTGCGAGTTTTGGAAAAACGAAGGTCTCAGGGGAAAGAGGGACAGGAAGACACAAAACAGATCTCCTCGCCCCTGGAGCAGGAGTTGCAGAAATGGCAGCAAAGGAGGGAAGAG aggGAACATGCATCTTCGATAAAAAACGACAAGTCTGGAGTGCACGAGTTCCTGCGAGTAAGAGAAAATCTTCGTAAATCTGCAACGAGGGACACGGAAAACCCTCCGTCCCCTGCCAGCTGA